One region of Streptococcus salivarius genomic DNA includes:
- a CDS encoding metal-sulfur cluster assembly factor has translation MSEVKYTEAEIEKIKDRILEALEMVIDPELGIDIVNLGLIYDIRFQQDGYTEIDMTLTTMGCPLADLLTDQIYDAMKEVPEVTKTEVKLVWTPAWTIEKMSRYARIALGIR, from the coding sequence ATGTCTGAAGTAAAATACACTGAAGCAGAAATTGAAAAAATCAAGGACCGTATCTTAGAAGCTTTAGAAATGGTTATTGACCCTGAGTTGGGAATTGATATTGTCAACCTTGGCCTTATTTACGATATCCGTTTCCAGCAAGATGGCTATACTGAAATCGATATGACCTTGACGACTATGGGATGCCCACTGGCAGACCTTTTGACAGACCAAATTTATGACGCTATGAAAGAAGTGCCAGAAGTCACTAAGACAGAGGTTAAATTGGTCTGGACACCAGCATGGACTATCGAAAAGATGAGTCGTTATGCCCGTATCGCCCTAGGTATTCGTTAG
- the rpoD gene encoding RNA polymerase sigma factor RpoD, producing MAKKKQNTAFNVQVADFIRNHKKAGTAIDDEVTEKLVIPFVLDADGIDDLLERLTDGGISITDKDGNPSSKYVVEAPKPEELTDEELLGSNSAKVNDPVRMYLKEIGVVPLLSNEEEKELAIAVENGDLEAKQRLAEANLRLVVSIAKRYVGRGMQFLDLIQEGNMGLMKAVDKFDYSKGFKFSTYATWWIRQAITRAIADQARTIRIPVHMVETINKLVREQRNLLQELGQDPTPEQIAERMDMTPDKVREILKIAQEPVSLETPIGEEDDSHLGDFIEDEVIENPVDYTTRVVLREQLDEVLDTLTDREENVLRLRFGLDDGKMRTLEDVGKVFNVTRERIRQIEAKALRKLRHPSRSKQLKDFIED from the coding sequence ATGGCAAAGAAAAAACAAAATACAGCATTTAACGTTCAAGTCGCTGATTTCATTCGTAACCACAAAAAAGCTGGTACAGCAATTGATGATGAAGTCACAGAAAAACTAGTTATCCCATTTGTTCTTGATGCTGATGGGATTGATGACCTTTTGGAACGTTTGACAGACGGTGGTATCTCTATCACTGACAAGGACGGAAATCCTTCATCTAAATATGTTGTTGAAGCCCCAAAACCAGAAGAGTTGACAGACGAGGAGCTTCTTGGTTCAAACTCAGCTAAGGTCAATGACCCTGTTCGTATGTACCTCAAAGAGATTGGCGTAGTGCCTCTCTTGAGTAACGAAGAGGAAAAAGAATTGGCTATCGCTGTTGAAAATGGTGACTTGGAAGCTAAACAACGTTTGGCAGAAGCCAACCTTCGTTTGGTAGTCTCAATCGCTAAACGTTATGTGGGACGTGGTATGCAGTTCTTGGACTTGATTCAAGAAGGTAACATGGGGCTTATGAAAGCCGTTGATAAATTTGACTACTCTAAAGGTTTCAAATTCTCAACTTATGCGACATGGTGGATCCGTCAAGCAATCACTCGTGCTATCGCAGACCAAGCGCGTACCATCCGTATCCCAGTTCACATGGTTGAAACTATTAATAAATTGGTGCGTGAGCAACGTAACCTCTTGCAAGAGTTGGGACAAGACCCAACACCTGAGCAAATCGCTGAACGTATGGATATGACTCCAGATAAGGTTCGTGAAATCCTTAAGATTGCTCAAGAGCCAGTTTCTCTTGAAACACCTATCGGTGAAGAAGATGATAGCCATTTGGGTGACTTTATCGAGGATGAAGTTATTGAAAATCCAGTAGATTACACAACTCGTGTGGTTCTTCGTGAACAATTGGATGAAGTGCTTGATACCCTTACAGACCGTGAAGAGAATGTTCTTCGTCTCCGTTTCGGTCTTGATGATGGGAAGATGCGTACTTTGGAAGATGTTGGTAAAGTCTTCAATGTTACTCGTGAACGTATTCGTCAGATTGAAGCTAAAGCCCTTCGTAAATTGCGCCACCCAAGCCGTAGTAAACAACTTAAAGACTTTATTGAAGACTAA
- the dnaG gene encoding DNA primase codes for MVIDKALIEDIKSSTNIVDVIGEVVSLNRAGRNYLGLCPFHKEKTPSFNVIEDRQFYHCFGCGKSGDVFKFLEEYRQISFQESVKVLADRLGIAVTIDAPRQAQQQNSPNQAFYDLHEDALKFYHAVLMTTKIGEAARAYLYERGMTDDLLKTFQIGLAPDEPDYLYQSVSKKYDEEVLTESGLFNLSESNRLFDTFKNRIMFPLKNEFGKTIGFSGRVWTKDDIEKGQAKYKNTRATRIFNKSYELYHLDQAKPVIQKTHEVYLMEGFMDVIAAYRAGHVNAVASMGTALTPEHVNRLRKLTKKIVLTYDGDKAGQNAIAKSLELLSDFQVDIVKIPDNMDPDEYLQKTSEEALGKLLVESRISDVEFWIGQLKPANVDNLQAEIAYVEQIAKIIAKSPSVTAQNSYISKVADLLPDFDFFQVEQAVNNERLTIRNQQTAQLSAASNSAYESSVSGFRGTVKLPSTPKITGLRRAENQLFHRMLNHPMILNDYRMREEFFFQTPELEELYHILKQDGQIDTVALSLLSQEVQTAYYQVLEEILPPETSLEEVQAIEERRNHFLREQDFRKQSKQIRESSNHGDVDAAVEALQMLIAQKRDME; via the coding sequence ATGGTGATTGATAAAGCTTTAATAGAAGATATTAAGAGCAGTACCAACATCGTCGACGTGATTGGCGAAGTTGTCAGTCTTAATCGTGCAGGTCGCAATTACCTAGGTCTCTGCCCCTTCCATAAGGAGAAAACCCCCTCATTTAATGTTATTGAGGACAGACAGTTTTACCATTGTTTTGGTTGCGGAAAGTCTGGGGATGTCTTTAAATTTTTAGAGGAATACCGTCAGATTTCTTTCCAAGAAAGTGTCAAGGTTCTGGCAGACCGCTTAGGTATTGCAGTTACGATAGACGCACCAAGACAGGCTCAGCAGCAGAATTCTCCTAATCAAGCTTTCTATGATCTTCATGAGGATGCGCTGAAGTTTTATCACGCTGTTCTGATGACGACCAAGATAGGAGAAGCAGCGCGTGCCTACCTCTATGAGCGTGGTATGACTGACGATTTACTTAAGACCTTCCAGATTGGTCTAGCCCCTGACGAACCAGATTATCTCTATCAGTCTGTATCAAAAAAATATGACGAAGAGGTGCTGACAGAATCAGGTCTTTTTAATCTTTCTGAAAGTAATCGTCTTTTCGATACTTTTAAAAATCGAATCATGTTTCCGCTTAAGAATGAGTTTGGAAAGACCATCGGTTTTTCAGGGCGTGTTTGGACTAAGGACGATATTGAAAAAGGGCAAGCCAAGTACAAAAATACAAGGGCTACCCGTATTTTCAATAAGTCTTATGAACTTTATCACCTCGATCAGGCTAAACCAGTGATTCAGAAGACCCATGAGGTCTATCTGATGGAGGGATTCATGGATGTCATTGCTGCCTATAGGGCTGGGCATGTTAATGCTGTGGCTTCTATGGGGACGGCGTTGACCCCTGAACATGTCAATCGTCTGCGTAAACTCACCAAGAAAATTGTTCTGACCTATGATGGTGATAAGGCTGGGCAAAATGCTATCGCCAAGTCTCTGGAGCTTTTATCGGATTTTCAAGTCGATATTGTTAAAATTCCAGATAATATGGACCCTGATGAATATCTACAGAAAACATCCGAAGAGGCTTTGGGGAAACTTTTGGTCGAGTCCCGTATTTCAGATGTAGAATTTTGGATAGGACAGCTAAAACCTGCTAATGTAGACAATCTTCAAGCAGAGATTGCCTATGTTGAGCAGATTGCTAAGATTATTGCCAAGTCACCTTCTGTGACGGCACAAAATTCCTACATTTCTAAGGTGGCCGACCTTTTGCCTGACTTTGATTTTTTCCAAGTCGAGCAAGCGGTCAATAACGAACGATTGACCATTAGGAATCAGCAGACGGCTCAATTATCGGCTGCTAGTAATAGTGCTTATGAGTCTTCAGTGTCAGGATTTAGAGGGACGGTCAAACTACCTTCTACACCTAAGATTACAGGTCTTCGTCGGGCAGAAAATCAACTCTTCCATCGTATGCTTAATCATCCTATGATTTTGAATGACTATCGCATGAGAGAGGAGTTTTTCTTCCAAACGCCTGAGTTAGAGGAGCTTTATCATATTCTGAAACAAGATGGTCAGATTGATACCGTAGCTTTATCTCTACTTTCTCAAGAGGTGCAAACAGCCTATTATCAGGTTTTAGAGGAGATTTTACCACCTGAAACCAGTCTTGAAGAAGTTCAGGCTATCGAAGAGCGTAGAAATCATTTTTTGAGGGAACAGGACTTTCGTAAGCAAAGTAAACAAATAAGAGAATCAAGTAACCACGGTGATGTGGATGCAGCGGTGGAAGCCCTGCAGATGCTCATCGCCCAAAAACGAGATATGGAGTAA
- the mscL gene encoding large conductance mechanosensitive channel protein MscL, whose translation MIKELKDFLFKGNVLDLAVAVVMGAAFNAIITSLVGDIITPLILNPVVKAANVENLSKLSWNGIAYGSFLSAVINFIIVGTTLFFVVKAASKATALSKKEAEDAAEAAGPSQEELLAEIRDLLANK comes from the coding sequence ATGATTAAAGAACTTAAAGACTTTTTGTTCAAGGGTAACGTCCTTGATCTTGCTGTAGCCGTTGTTATGGGGGCTGCTTTCAACGCTATTATCACTTCACTTGTTGGTGATATCATCACACCACTTATCCTTAACCCAGTTGTTAAGGCCGCTAACGTTGAGAACCTTTCTAAATTGTCATGGAACGGTATCGCATACGGTAGCTTCTTGAGCGCAGTTATCAACTTCATCATCGTTGGTACTACTCTCTTCTTCGTTGTTAAAGCTGCTAGCAAAGCAACAGCTCTTAGCAAAAAAGAAGCTGAGGATGCTGCTGAAGCAGCAGGTCCATCACAAGAAGAATTGCTTGCTGAAATCCGCGATCTTCTTGCAAACAAATAA
- the rpsU gene encoding 30S ribosomal protein S21, translating into MSKTVVRKNESLDDALRRFKRSVTKAGTLQEARKREHYEKPSVKRKRKSEAARKRKKF; encoded by the coding sequence ATGTCAAAAACAGTAGTACGTAAAAACGAATCACTTGACGACGCTCTTCGTCGTTTCAAACGTTCTGTGACTAAAGCTGGTACTCTTCAAGAGGCTCGTAAACGTGAACATTACGAAAAACCTTCTGTAAAACGTAAACGTAAATCAGAGGCAGCTCGCAAACGTAAAAAATTCTAA
- a CDS encoding ABC transporter substrate-binding protein, producing the protein MKKLFLGAMALLAAVTLVACGSKKDAYESIKENKKLVVAVSPDYAPFEFKTLVDGKDQVVGSDIKLAQAIADELGVKLEVTTMSFDNVLSSLQAGKADIAISGISVTDERKKTFDFSDPYYETQNAIIVRKDQESTYSSLDAFKGKKVAVQKGTIEEGLAKKQLKDSTVVSLTAMGEAINEVKSGQVDAVDLEKPVAEGYVAQNPDLALASVALKVDDGDAKAVAMAKGNDKLKEAVNKVIKKLKDNGTYDEYIKDASKYTAVE; encoded by the coding sequence ATGAAAAAACTATTCCTCGGAGCTATGGCTCTCCTTGCTGCTGTTACTTTGGTGGCATGTGGGTCAAAAAAAGACGCTTACGAATCTATTAAAGAAAATAAAAAACTTGTCGTAGCTGTCAGTCCAGACTATGCACCATTTGAGTTCAAAACTTTGGTTGACGGTAAAGACCAAGTTGTCGGTTCAGACATCAAGTTGGCACAAGCTATCGCTGATGAACTTGGGGTTAAACTCGAAGTGACAACTATGAGCTTTGACAATGTCCTTTCTAGTCTTCAAGCTGGTAAGGCTGACATTGCTATCTCTGGTATCTCAGTAACAGATGAACGTAAGAAAACCTTCGATTTCTCAGATCCTTACTACGAAACACAAAATGCTATCATTGTTCGTAAAGATCAAGAATCTACCTACTCAAGCTTAGATGCTTTCAAAGGTAAAAAAGTAGCTGTTCAAAAAGGTACTATCGAAGAAGGACTTGCTAAGAAACAGTTGAAAGACTCAACAGTCGTATCACTTACAGCAATGGGTGAAGCTATTAACGAAGTTAAGTCTGGCCAAGTTGATGCTGTAGACCTTGAAAAACCAGTAGCAGAAGGTTACGTGGCACAAAATCCAGATTTGGCTTTGGCAAGTGTTGCCCTCAAAGTTGACGATGGTGATGCTAAAGCAGTCGCTATGGCTAAAGGCAATGACAAATTGAAAGAAGCAGTAAACAAGGTTATCAAGAAATTGAAAGACAATGGTACTTACGACGAGTACATCAAGGATGCTTCTAAATATACAGCAGTTGAATAA
- a CDS encoding aminotransferase, producing MELPRFGVEEWLNVHEKSAIYDIAGVSIKALTMEELFDLSGLDKDAFFAQLLKKKMDYGWIEGSPDFKTQVASLYKNMPVDNILQTNGATGATMLALYALIEPGDHVISMYPTYQQLYDIPKSLGADVDLWEVEEDKGWLPDLDQLRRLIRPNTKMICINNANNPTGALMDAAYLEELVAIAKEVDAYIFSDEVYRSFDQPAPSIVDLYEKGIAVNSLSKTYSIPGIRVGWVASNTEVADILRDYRDYTMICAGVFDDMVATLVLENKEAILKRNRQIVEENLALMDAWIAKEPKASWVRPASVSTSFVKLDVNRPIEDFALELLQDYGVLVVPGNRFDKESHVRIGYCCDKEVLQMGLEKLSQFLNKC from the coding sequence ATGGAGCTACCACGTTTTGGTGTTGAAGAATGGCTTAATGTCCATGAAAAATCTGCCATATATGATATCGCAGGAGTTTCAATTAAGGCCCTCACAATGGAAGAATTATTTGACCTATCAGGCCTTGATAAGGACGCCTTTTTTGCCCAACTACTAAAGAAAAAGATGGATTACGGCTGGATTGAAGGGTCACCAGATTTCAAGACTCAGGTGGCTAGCTTATACAAGAACATGCCGGTTGATAATATCCTCCAAACCAATGGGGCAACGGGAGCGACGATGCTAGCCCTTTACGCTCTGATTGAGCCTGGGGACCATGTCATCTCCATGTATCCAACTTATCAACAGCTCTATGACATTCCTAAGTCGCTAGGAGCAGACGTGGATCTCTGGGAGGTTGAGGAGGACAAGGGCTGGTTGCCTGATTTGGATCAACTCCGTCGTCTGATTCGCCCTAATACCAAGATGATCTGTATTAACAACGCCAACAATCCTACCGGTGCCCTTATGGACGCTGCATACCTCGAGGAGCTAGTGGCTATCGCTAAAGAAGTAGACGCCTATATCTTCTCAGATGAGGTCTATCGCAGTTTTGATCAGCCTGCGCCTTCTATTGTGGATTTGTATGAAAAGGGTATTGCCGTTAATAGTCTGTCAAAGACCTATTCCATTCCTGGTATTCGTGTGGGTTGGGTAGCTTCTAACACTGAGGTAGCGGACATTCTGCGTGACTACCGCGACTACACGATGATTTGTGCGGGTGTCTTTGATGATATGGTGGCTACCCTTGTCTTGGAAAATAAAGAGGCCATCTTGAAACGTAACCGTCAGATTGTAGAGGAAAATCTAGCCCTTATGGATGCCTGGATTGCTAAAGAACCTAAGGCGTCTTGGGTTAGGCCTGCTAGTGTTTCCACCTCTTTCGTCAAATTAGATGTGAATCGTCCTATCGAAGATTTTGCCTTAGAGCTTCTTCAGGACTACGGTGTGCTTGTGGTTCCGGGGAACCGTTTTGACAAGGAGTCCCATGTCCGCATCGGTTATTGTTGTGATAAGGAAGTCCTTCAAATGGGCTTAGAAAAACTGTCGCAATTTCTTAATAAATGTTGA
- a CDS encoding transporter substrate-binding domain-containing protein: MKKYWFILTALVATCFLVACSGSQGVSPKTIKEKKKIVVATESEFAPFEFKSLVNGKDTLVGADIELAKAIGEKLGVKVEFSVMSFDNVLANVQSGKADIAIAGISVTDERKKVYDFSDSYYTSENVVIVKKDKVNDYTSTDSLAKQTVGTQKGSVQETVAKKQIPKASVVSLASNGEMINELKSGQLQAVVLEKAIAEGYIAQNDDLTLANFNLKSDGTDAYAVATRKGSDDLLKEINAVIKETKDSGKFDQWLKEASTYKQSK; the protein is encoded by the coding sequence ATGAAGAAATATTGGTTTATCCTTACAGCTCTAGTCGCTACCTGCTTTCTAGTTGCTTGTAGCGGAAGTCAGGGAGTAAGTCCCAAAACGATTAAGGAAAAGAAGAAAATTGTCGTGGCAACAGAATCTGAATTTGCGCCTTTTGAGTTCAAATCGTTGGTTAACGGCAAAGATACGCTAGTTGGAGCAGATATCGAGTTGGCCAAAGCTATCGGTGAAAAACTCGGTGTAAAGGTTGAATTTTCAGTGATGTCTTTTGATAATGTTCTTGCTAACGTACAAAGTGGTAAAGCTGACATCGCCATTGCAGGGATTTCGGTGACAGACGAACGTAAGAAGGTTTATGATTTTTCAGACAGCTACTATACGTCAGAAAATGTAGTGATTGTCAAAAAAGACAAGGTAAATGACTACACAAGCACTGATAGTCTCGCAAAACAAACTGTCGGTACTCAAAAAGGGTCTGTCCAAGAAACAGTTGCTAAGAAACAAATCCCTAAGGCAAGTGTCGTATCACTGGCTTCAAATGGTGAAATGATTAACGAACTCAAATCAGGGCAGCTTCAAGCAGTTGTACTTGAGAAGGCCATTGCAGAAGGTTATATCGCTCAAAATGATGATTTAACCCTTGCCAACTTTAATCTCAAGTCAGATGGCACAGATGCTTATGCCGTCGCAACACGTAAAGGTTCGGATGACTTGCTTAAAGAAATCAATGCCGTCATCAAAGAGACTAAGGACTCTGGAAAATTTGACCAATGGTTGAAAGAAGCATCAACCTACAAACAAAGTAAGTAA
- a CDS encoding transporter substrate-binding domain-containing protein codes for MKTWKKLLLGFAGIFALTTLAACSSSKDTLEKVQDKGTLTVALNPHFAPFEFKTIQNGKDTIVGADVEIAKAIADELGVKVKFSEMSFDNVLANVQSGKADIAISGISATEERQKIFDFSDTYYESETVLVVKKDATGTYKQTGDFAKKSVAVQKGSIQENIAKANLSDANVVSLAQPGEAINELKSGQVEGVVLEKAIAQGYVDQNSDLAVSDITLKSDSKDAYAVAMHKGSDKLKAKVNKVIAKLKKEGKIDSYVQDAYTLSLKSSTK; via the coding sequence ATGAAAACATGGAAAAAACTTTTGTTGGGATTTGCAGGGATCTTTGCTTTGACGACTTTAGCAGCTTGTTCTTCGTCGAAGGACACTTTGGAAAAGGTACAAGATAAAGGAACTTTGACAGTTGCTCTTAATCCACACTTTGCTCCTTTTGAATTCAAGACAATCCAAAATGGTAAGGATACGATTGTTGGGGCAGATGTCGAAATTGCTAAGGCTATTGCAGATGAGCTTGGTGTAAAAGTCAAATTCTCTGAAATGTCTTTTGATAATGTCTTAGCCAATGTTCAATCTGGTAAGGCAGACATCGCCATTTCCGGAATCTCAGCCACTGAAGAACGTCAGAAAATCTTTGATTTCTCAGATACCTACTATGAGTCTGAAACGGTTCTTGTTGTCAAAAAAGATGCAACAGGAACTTACAAACAAACGGGTGATTTTGCAAAAAAATCTGTAGCCGTTCAAAAAGGTTCTATTCAAGAAAATATCGCCAAAGCCAACTTGTCAGATGCTAATGTGGTATCCTTGGCACAACCTGGTGAAGCTATCAATGAATTGAAATCTGGTCAAGTTGAAGGAGTGGTTCTTGAAAAAGCCATTGCACAAGGTTATGTAGACCAAAACAGTGACTTAGCTGTGTCAGACATTACGCTCAAGTCTGATTCAAAAGATGCCTATGCCGTCGCAATGCATAAAGGAAGCGATAAGCTAAAAGCAAAGGTTAATAAGGTTATCGCTAAACTCAAAAAAGAAGGTAAGATTGACAGCTATGTTCAAGATGCCTATACTCTTTCACTTAAGAGTTCTACTAAATAA
- a CDS encoding 8-oxo-dGTP diphosphatase, with protein sequence MSRSQATILTNMCLIEDGHGNIVMQIRDPKRYSWSGAALPGGHIEAHEGLVESVIREVKEETGLTIKNPKLVGMKHWYTTEDERYLVFLYRTSDFEGDIHSTEEGEVRWVAREDVPKMELAYDMLNLLRVFEEDQLSELFYRERLENDFIREFW encoded by the coding sequence ATGTCACGTTCACAAGCTACTATTCTGACCAACATGTGTCTCATCGAAGATGGTCATGGAAATATTGTCATGCAAATTCGCGATCCCAAGCGTTATTCTTGGTCGGGTGCTGCCCTACCTGGTGGTCATATTGAAGCACACGAGGGGCTAGTGGAGTCAGTTATTCGTGAGGTCAAGGAAGAAACTGGATTGACCATTAAAAATCCTAAATTGGTTGGTATGAAGCATTGGTACACAACAGAGGACGAGCGTTATCTCGTTTTCCTCTATAGAACTTCAGACTTTGAAGGAGACATTCATTCGACAGAAGAGGGAGAAGTCCGTTGGGTTGCCAGGGAGGACGTACCTAAGATGGAGCTGGCCTATGACATGCTCAACCTCCTGCGCGTGTTTGAAGAGGACCAACTCTCTGAACTTTTCTATCGTGAGCGTCTTGAAAATGACTTTATCCGAGAATTTTGGTAA
- the uvrB gene encoding excinuclease ABC subunit UvrB produces MIDRKEDNQFHLVSKYEPSGDQPQAIEALVDNIEGGEKAQILKGATGTGKTYTMSQVIQRVNKPTLVIAHNKTLAGQLYGEFKEFFPDNAVEYFVSYYDFYQPEAYVPSSDTYIEKDSSVNDEIDKLRHSATSALLERNDIIVVASVSCIYGLGSPKEYADSAVSLRPGQEISRDKLLNDLVDIQFERNDIDFQRGKFRVRGDVVEIFPASRDEHAFRVEFFGDEIDRICEIESLTGRNLGEVEHLVLFPATHFMTNEEHMEEAIKNIMEEMEAQVKQFEAEGKLIEAQRIRQRTEYDVEMLREMGYTNGVENYSRHMDGRKEGEPPFTLLDFFPEDFLIMIDESHMTMGQIKGMYNGDQARKKMLVDYGFRLPSALDNRPLRREEFESHVHQIVYVSATPGDYEMEQTETVVEQIIRPTGLLDPEVEVRPTMGQMDDLLGEINARTEKGERVFVTTLTKKMAEDLTDYLKEMGVKVKYMHSDIKTLERTEIIRDLRLGVFDVLIGINLLREGIDVPEVSLVAILDADKEGFLRNERGLIQTIGRAARNSEGHVIMYADKITESMQKAMDETARRREIQMAYNKEHGIVPQTIKKEIRDLISITKANEAEVAEDTVDYSAMNKKERQEAIKKLQKQMHEAAELLDFELAAQIRDMVLELKSMD; encoded by the coding sequence ATGATAGATAGAAAAGAAGATAACCAATTCCATTTGGTTTCTAAATATGAACCTTCTGGGGATCAACCTCAGGCCATCGAAGCCTTGGTGGATAATATTGAAGGTGGTGAGAAGGCTCAAATTCTAAAGGGGGCGACAGGGACAGGTAAGACTTATACCATGAGTCAGGTCATCCAGCGCGTCAATAAACCAACCTTGGTTATCGCCCACAATAAAACTTTGGCAGGTCAGCTTTATGGAGAGTTCAAGGAGTTTTTCCCAGACAATGCTGTAGAATACTTCGTTTCCTACTATGATTTCTATCAGCCAGAGGCCTATGTACCGTCATCGGATACCTATATCGAAAAAGATAGCTCTGTAAATGATGAAATTGATAAGCTACGACACTCAGCAACGTCTGCCCTCCTTGAGCGTAATGATATTATCGTTGTGGCTTCCGTTTCTTGTATTTACGGTTTGGGTTCGCCCAAAGAATATGCCGATTCAGCGGTTAGTCTTCGTCCAGGCCAAGAAATTTCTCGAGATAAGTTGCTCAATGACCTGGTTGATATCCAGTTTGAGCGAAATGACATTGATTTCCAACGTGGGAAATTCCGTGTACGTGGTGATGTGGTCGAAATCTTTCCTGCCAGCCGTGATGAGCACGCCTTTCGTGTCGAATTTTTCGGTGATGAGATTGACCGCATCTGTGAGATTGAAAGTTTGACAGGACGCAATCTCGGTGAAGTTGAGCACCTTGTTCTTTTCCCAGCGACTCACTTTATGACCAACGAAGAGCATATGGAAGAAGCCATCAAGAATATTATGGAAGAGATGGAAGCTCAGGTTAAGCAATTTGAGGCTGAGGGTAAGCTCATCGAGGCTCAACGTATCCGCCAAAGGACAGAATACGATGTTGAAATGCTTCGTGAGATGGGTTACACCAATGGTGTTGAAAACTACTCACGACACATGGATGGACGTAAAGAAGGCGAGCCCCCCTTCACCTTGCTTGATTTCTTCCCAGAAGATTTCCTTATCATGATTGATGAAAGTCACATGACCATGGGTCAGATTAAGGGAATGTATAACGGGGACCAGGCCCGTAAGAAGATGTTGGTTGATTACGGTTTCCGTTTGCCATCAGCGCTTGATAACCGTCCACTTCGACGTGAAGAATTTGAGAGTCATGTTCATCAGATTGTCTATGTGTCTGCCACTCCAGGTGACTATGAGATGGAGCAAACTGAGACTGTCGTTGAGCAAATTATCCGTCCGACAGGGCTCCTTGATCCAGAAGTCGAAGTGCGTCCAACTATGGGACAAATGGATGACCTCCTTGGTGAAATCAATGCCCGAACTGAAAAAGGCGAGCGTGTCTTTGTAACCACTTTGACTAAGAAGATGGCTGAAGACTTGACTGACTATCTCAAGGAAATGGGTGTCAAGGTCAAATACATGCACTCTGACATTAAGACTTTGGAGCGTACTGAGATTATCCGTGACCTACGTTTGGGTGTCTTTGATGTTCTTATTGGGATTAACCTTCTTCGTGAGGGGATTGATGTTCCCGAGGTTAGTCTGGTTGCTATTTTGGATGCTGATAAGGAAGGCTTCCTTCGTAATGAACGTGGGCTTATCCAAACGATTGGACGTGCTGCCCGAAATAGCGAAGGGCATGTTATCATGTATGCGGATAAGATTACGGAGTCTATGCAAAAAGCCATGGATGAAACAGCTCGACGTCGTGAAATCCAGATGGCCTATAATAAGGAGCATGGCATTGTTCCACAAACCATTAAGAAAGAAATTCGTGACCTTATTTCGATTACCAAGGCTAATGAAGCAGAAGTGGCAGAGGATACTGTGGACTACAGTGCTATGAACAAGAAAGAACGCCAAGAAGCTATCAAGAAACTTCAAAAACAAATGCATGAAGCAGCAGAACTACTTGACTTTGAATTGGCGGCTCAAATCCGTGATATGGTGCTAGAATTGAAGAGTATGGATTAG